One segment of Thermoanaerobacter kivui DNA contains the following:
- the fliR gene encoding flagellar biosynthetic protein FliR, with product MDIIQYLLQNVQVFILLFVRMLGIFILTPFFGTKNVPTTFKIGLGFFAAVIVFDTMGPVDLQINNVLDYFIVVISEFIVGLVIGLASMISFSAIHLAGQLIDYQLGFGLVNILDIHSETQVPLMGNFIYILTILIFMLMNGHYTLFTMLAKSVDIIPIGKVAFDLPGMSQVLTKMVSDMFILGFRISAPIILTTLLTDLTLGIISRTIPQLNVFMIGMPAKIFVGIFTLLIMLPMYLTIIDFMFNGMNADIFRLMKFMTR from the coding sequence ATGGATATAATTCAGTATTTACTTCAAAATGTTCAAGTTTTTATATTACTTTTCGTCAGAATGCTTGGCATTTTTATACTTACACCTTTTTTTGGTACAAAAAATGTTCCTACTACTTTTAAAATAGGTTTAGGTTTTTTTGCTGCAGTAATTGTTTTTGATACCATGGGACCAGTGGATTTGCAAATAAATAATGTTTTAGATTACTTTATTGTTGTCATATCTGAGTTCATTGTTGGACTCGTGATAGGGCTGGCATCTATGATATCCTTCAGTGCTATACATTTAGCCGGTCAGCTAATTGATTATCAGTTGGGTTTTGGACTAGTAAACATTTTAGACATTCATAGTGAAACCCAAGTTCCTTTAATGGGAAATTTCATATATATTTTGACAATCCTTATCTTCATGCTTATGAATGGCCATTATACCTTATTTACAATGTTGGCTAAAAGCGTTGATATAATTCCTATTGGGAAAGTTGCTTTTGATTTACCTGGTATGTCTCAGGTCTTAACAAAAATGGTCTCTGATATGTTTATATTAGGTTTTAGAATAAGTGCTCCTATAATTTTAACAACTCTTTTGACAGATTTAACTCTGGGAATAATCTCCCGTACTATACCTCAGCTTAACGTCTTTATGATAGGAATGCCAGCGAAGATTTTTGTTGGAATCTTTACTTTGCTTATTATGTTGCCGATGTACCTGACAATTATAGATTTTATGTTTAACGGAATGAATGCTGATATTTTTAGATTGATGAAATTTATGACAAGGTGA
- the fliQ gene encoding flagellar biosynthesis protein FliQ, whose amino-acid sequence MNTGMVIDIGREALTIALTVATPLLAVALGVGLLISIFQATTQIQEQTLSFVPKIVAILISLILFGPWMLTTLVNYTQRLFLNINNFIK is encoded by the coding sequence TTGAATACGGGAATGGTTATAGATATAGGAAGAGAAGCTTTAACTATTGCCTTAACAGTTGCTACTCCTTTATTAGCAGTAGCATTAGGGGTAGGACTTTTAATTAGCATTTTTCAAGCTACTACACAAATTCAGGAACAAACTTTATCTTTTGTTCCTAAAATTGTCGCTATACTTATAAGTCTAATTCTATTTGGGCCATGGATGCTTACTACTTTGGTCAACTACACTCAAAGGTTGTTTTTAAATATTAATAATTTTATAAAGTGA
- a CDS encoding flagellar basal body-associated FliL family protein, which translates to MNTKTILIAVVAAVLSFGIAFVYFNNFAFTNKPKEITYYNYSPGGEFITNLKGDGKFVKATIELQVADKNILKTLEERNPQIRDLIIQILRGKTEQDVEGPEGQEKLKNDIKNEINKIIGEGKIVNVYFDEFIVQ; encoded by the coding sequence ATGAATACAAAGACGATTCTTATAGCAGTAGTTGCGGCAGTTTTATCGTTTGGTATTGCTTTCGTATATTTTAATAATTTTGCATTTACTAACAAACCTAAAGAAATCACCTATTATAATTACTCTCCTGGCGGAGAATTTATAACTAATTTAAAGGGAGACGGAAAATTTGTCAAGGCAACAATAGAGTTGCAAGTTGCAGATAAAAATATTTTAAAAACCTTAGAAGAGAGGAATCCCCAGATTAGAGATTTGATAATCCAAATTTTAAGAGGAAAAACAGAACAAGACGTGGAAGGGCCTGAAGGACAGGAGAAGTTAAAAAACGATATAAAAAATGAGATAAATAAAATAATAGGTGAAGGAAAAATTGTAAATGTATATTTTGATGAATTTATTGTTCAATAG
- a CDS encoding flagellar FlbD family protein, with translation MIYVTRLNNEEFIVNAELIEFIERTPDTVISLTTGKKIVVKETPEEIIQRVIEYKQKIFTKEVLE, from the coding sequence ATGATTTATGTTACCCGTCTTAATAATGAAGAATTCATTGTCAACGCTGAGTTAATTGAATTCATAGAGAGAACACCAGATACGGTCATAAGCCTTACCACTGGTAAAAAAATAGTTGTAAAAGAAACGCCAGAGGAAATTATACAAAGAGTCATAGAATATAAGCAAAAAATTTTCACTAAAGAGGTGTTAGAATGA
- the flgF gene encoding flagellar basal-body rod protein FlgF — protein sequence MLRSMYSAVSGLKAHQARMDVIGNNIANVNTVGYKASRMTFKEIFSQTIKGASAPQGNGGGTNPQQIGLGVAIASIDTLFTRGGAQRTDNPTDLSIDGNGFFIVSNGGANLYTRAGNFSFDSNGDLVTPDGYKVLGWMSTDGKTVNTDTGNLVPISLKNWSSIDPVATTQLEIGGNLNASTAIDADISYNIVVYDSQGGSHVATITFTRKGANSWDWKVSSSDPAISSIDGTGTLTFDSEGKIAPDQSGNRIATGTLTFNMDSNMTNATIGPVSLDLSKLTMFSSETDLRELSKNGNEAGSLESINIDKYGVVSGIYSNGRRQIIGQIAIADFQNPMGLEKIGNTMFINTVNSGEPMIGAAGTGTRGSINPGTLEMSNVDLSNEFADMIVTQRGFQANAKVITVSDEILQDLVNMKR from the coding sequence ATGTTAAGGTCAATGTATTCTGCGGTTTCAGGATTGAAAGCTCATCAAGCAAGGATGGATGTAATAGGAAATAACATAGCAAATGTCAACACTGTTGGATATAAAGCCAGCAGAATGACTTTTAAAGAAATATTTAGTCAGACGATAAAAGGGGCTTCTGCGCCTCAAGGAAATGGCGGTGGAACTAATCCTCAACAGATTGGTCTGGGAGTAGCTATAGCTTCAATTGACACGTTGTTTACAAGAGGCGGTGCTCAAAGAACAGATAATCCTACAGACCTTTCAATTGATGGAAATGGATTTTTCATTGTCTCCAATGGAGGAGCAAATTTGTACACAAGGGCAGGAAACTTTAGCTTTGACTCTAATGGAGATTTAGTGACACCTGATGGATATAAAGTTTTGGGTTGGATGTCAACAGATGGGAAAACAGTAAACACTGATACAGGAAATTTAGTGCCAATAAGCCTTAAAAATTGGTCAAGCATAGACCCGGTAGCGACTACACAATTAGAAATAGGAGGAAATCTAAATGCTTCAACAGCAATAGATGCAGATATAAGCTATAATATCGTTGTATATGATTCTCAAGGAGGAAGTCATGTAGCAACTATCACTTTTACTAGAAAAGGGGCAAATTCATGGGATTGGAAAGTATCCTCTTCTGATCCAGCAATTTCATCTATCGATGGTACAGGTACTCTTACTTTTGATTCTGAGGGGAAAATTGCGCCAGATCAAAGTGGAAATAGAATTGCAACTGGTACCCTGACTTTTAATATGGATAGTAATATGACAAACGCAACTATTGGTCCTGTTTCACTTGACCTTTCAAAACTTACTATGTTCTCAAGTGAGACCGATTTGAGGGAACTTAGTAAAAATGGAAATGAAGCGGGTTCTTTGGAGAGCATTAACATAGACAAATATGGAGTTGTATCAGGTATATATTCCAATGGTCGCCGACAGATAATTGGGCAAATTGCTATTGCAGATTTTCAAAACCCCATGGGATTAGAGAAGATAGGAAATACCATGTTTATTAATACAGTAAACTCAGGAGAACCAATGATAGGAGCAGCTGGTACAGGTACAAGGGGCTCTATAAATCCTGGAACCTTAGAGATGTCTAATGTAGATTTGTCTAATGAATTTGCAGATATGATTGTAACTCAAAGAGGTTTTCAAGCTAATGCGAAAGTTATAACTGTCTCTGATGAAATATTGCAAGATCTTGTTAATATGAAGAGATAA
- a CDS encoding TIGR02530 family flagellar biosynthesis protein has translation MSEIVKIPQNLNVNYLAQRIASNNGTSTAFKEVLNEKIDEIKFSKHSLMRMEMRNVKITQSEYQKLLEAVNKACEKGIKDSLIVMNNKAFVVNLKTKTVITAMDGEMLKNSVFTNIDGAVII, from the coding sequence ATGTCTGAGATAGTGAAAATCCCTCAAAATCTAAATGTTAATTATTTAGCTCAGAGGATAGCGAGTAACAATGGGACCTCTACGGCTTTTAAAGAGGTTTTAAATGAAAAAATTGACGAAATAAAATTTTCCAAACATTCTCTCATGAGGATGGAAATGAGAAACGTCAAAATTACTCAAAGTGAATATCAAAAACTATTAGAAGCAGTGAATAAAGCTTGTGAAAAGGGAATAAAAGATTCATTAATTGTAATGAATAATAAGGCTTTTGTGGTTAATTTAAAAACTAAAACCGTCATAACGGCGATGGATGGGGAAATGTTGAAAAACAGTGTTTTTACAAATATAGACGGTGCTGTGATAATCTAA
- a CDS encoding flagellar hook capping FlgD N-terminal domain-containing protein, producing MNINTNYNFLNVYNNSEITSKDQLGKEDFLKLLVTQLKNQDPLSPMDDKEFIAQLAQFSTLEQMQNMNSSFNAVRAISLIGKNISANINENGNIRTVMGKVDAIYKQNGEYFLEVGNVDVPLDAVTAVSE from the coding sequence GTGAACATAAATACCAACTATAATTTTTTAAATGTCTACAATAACAGTGAAATTACTTCAAAGGACCAATTAGGTAAAGAGGATTTTTTGAAACTTTTGGTTACACAGTTAAAAAATCAGGACCCTTTAAGCCCAATGGATGACAAAGAGTTTATTGCACAGCTGGCTCAATTTTCAACGTTAGAACAAATGCAAAATATGAACAGCAGTTTTAATGCGGTAAGAGCTATAAGTTTAATAGGAAAAAACATCAGCGCTAATATCAATGAAAATGGGAATATTCGCACTGTAATGGGGAAAGTAGATGCTATATATAAGCAAAACGGCGAATATTTCTTAGAAGTTGGTAATGTGGATGTACCGTTGGATGCTGTTACAGCTGTTTCAGAATGA
- a CDS encoding flagellar hook-length control protein FliK: protein MIGVVPDTDLLPFKIQQPRADKTKPVVDYKKFPSSKDNKANKFSEMLHQQIAINENNESLTEKVASDSNVDLKNLLQTTQSLKEEKNLKSFQTDDLSLADVFNALQQLISALNVAIQSDDGKQLIEEQNFYVEMQKELQKLIQDFLNNGVLDVDKLSKKISQLLEEKFGVKLQPDAIATTIKSSNFKEVLKVYSDKNVDIKNMNTQKTDSIVFSQQAIKKDATDNLAPLTAKNENLSLIDNKRISEENIKGSIPKAKDSQPDSNSKILTIKNEKNFVEDQQLQQNDFAFLKNDAKTFENQLINHQSSKLKEAPESQIFDQIIKSINFSKNDISSTISIQLKPEFLGKLQINLKSVDGNIIATIITDSEKLKHQIESNIGILNTQLDLKGIKIDSFNVTVDKNMQFTSQYNGQQSYNDNSREQNLHRGYASYLHYDLAEVEETEALQLIYNLSQDHIDVRA from the coding sequence GTGATAGGAGTGGTGCCGGATACTGATTTATTACCATTTAAGATACAGCAGCCAAGGGCTGATAAAACCAAACCAGTTGTAGATTACAAAAAATTCCCTTCCTCAAAAGATAATAAGGCAAATAAATTTTCAGAAATGTTACATCAACAGATAGCAATTAATGAAAATAACGAAAGTTTAACGGAAAAAGTGGCATCTGATAGCAATGTTGATTTAAAAAATCTTTTACAAACAACACAATCACTGAAGGAAGAAAAAAATTTAAAATCATTCCAAACAGATGATTTATCGTTAGCAGACGTTTTCAATGCGTTGCAGCAGTTAATAAGTGCGTTAAACGTGGCAATTCAAAGTGATGATGGCAAGCAGTTAATTGAAGAACAAAATTTTTATGTGGAAATGCAAAAAGAATTACAAAAATTGATACAAGATTTTTTAAATAATGGGGTTTTGGATGTTGACAAACTATCGAAAAAAATAAGCCAGTTGTTAGAAGAAAAATTTGGTGTTAAGTTACAACCAGATGCAATAGCTACAACAATTAAAAGTAGCAACTTTAAAGAAGTTTTAAAGGTGTATAGCGATAAAAATGTAGATATAAAAAACATGAACACTCAGAAAACAGACTCAATTGTATTTTCACAACAGGCCATTAAAAAAGATGCGACAGATAATTTAGCTCCATTAACTGCAAAAAATGAAAATTTATCTTTGATAGACAATAAGCGTATCTCTGAGGAAAATATCAAAGGGAGCATACCAAAAGCAAAAGATTCACAACCTGACTCAAATAGCAAGATTTTGACAATTAAAAATGAAAAAAATTTTGTAGAAGATCAGCAATTACAACAAAATGATTTTGCGTTTTTGAAAAATGATGCGAAGACTTTTGAAAACCAACTGATTAACCATCAAAGTTCGAAATTAAAAGAGGCTCCAGAATCACAAATTTTTGACCAAATAATAAAGAGCATAAATTTTTCAAAAAACGATATATCTTCTACTATAAGCATACAATTAAAACCAGAATTTTTAGGAAAACTCCAGATAAATCTTAAATCTGTAGATGGAAATATCATCGCTACTATAATAACTGATAGCGAGAAATTGAAGCATCAAATTGAATCTAATATAGGAATTTTAAATACTCAATTAGATTTAAAGGGAATTAAAATAGACAGTTTTAATGTGACAGTGGATAAAAACATGCAGTTTACTTCTCAATACAATGGACAGCAAAGTTACAACGACAACTCACGAGAACAGAATTTGCACAGGGGATATGCTAGTTATTTACACTATGATTTGGCGGAAGTAGAAGAGACAGAAGCTTTACAACTAATTTACAATCTCTCACAAGACCATATAGATGTGAGGGCGTAG
- a CDS encoding MotE family protein, whose protein sequence is MQNQDTQVKKRSKKILIILIVLLLIISGAAAIVYFNVGGSQTYITNQLAKIPILKGLISSKPVQDKDAEIAKLTNELKLKEEQIANYEAKLKEKEDQINALKAELDKMQNENSILKQQSQNRQTNLKDIASYYQNMDPQNAAQILNNMSDEDVIKILSYMNKDSASKILESLKAEKAAKITNILLKNATMIP, encoded by the coding sequence ATGCAAAATCAAGATACACAAGTGAAAAAACGGTCAAAAAAAATTTTAATAATTTTGATAGTATTACTATTGATTATAAGTGGTGCAGCAGCAATAGTGTATTTTAATGTAGGAGGAAGTCAAACGTACATAACAAATCAATTAGCTAAAATTCCAATTTTAAAGGGATTGATATCTTCAAAACCTGTACAAGATAAAGATGCAGAGATAGCCAAACTTACCAATGAACTGAAATTGAAAGAAGAACAAATTGCAAACTATGAAGCCAAATTGAAAGAAAAAGAGGACCAAATTAACGCTTTAAAGGCAGAACTTGACAAAATGCAAAATGAAAATAGTATACTTAAGCAACAATCGCAAAATAGGCAAACTAACTTGAAAGACATAGCTAGTTATTATCAAAACATGGATCCGCAAAATGCAGCGCAAATACTCAATAACATGTCAGACGAGGATGTAATAAAGATATTGAGTTACATGAACAAAGATAGCGCTTCAAAAATATTAGAATCACTAAAAGCTGAAAAGGCAGCAAAAATAACAAATATTTTATTGAAAAATGCTACTATGATTCCTTAG
- the fliJ gene encoding flagellar export protein FliJ has protein sequence MKKFEFNLQPILNLKEQSEKIEREKLSKIMADIHLQKEKLNNLINHLNEILEKNNKEINEGTTAIKIAEYDAYVKKIQQMIEDKKNLIKKLEKDAGIMRENLLKISKEKKALENLKEKQYSEYQYLLNLEQNKFIDEQVSFRVAKSY, from the coding sequence ATGAAAAAATTTGAGTTTAATTTGCAACCAATATTGAATTTGAAGGAACAATCAGAAAAAATAGAAAGAGAAAAATTATCCAAAATTATGGCAGATATACATCTTCAAAAAGAGAAATTAAATAATCTTATTAATCACCTAAATGAAATTTTAGAAAAAAACAACAAAGAGATCAATGAGGGAACCACAGCCATTAAAATAGCGGAATATGATGCTTATGTTAAAAAAATACAACAAATGATTGAGGACAAAAAGAATTTAATCAAAAAATTAGAGAAAGATGCTGGCATTATGAGAGAAAATCTTTTAAAAATTTCAAAAGAAAAAAAGGCTTTGGAAAACCTGAAAGAGAAACAATATTCGGAATATCAGTATTTATTAAATTTAGAGCAGAACAAATTTATAGACGAGCAAGTAAGTTTTAGAGTTGCTAAATCATATTAG